The Vicia villosa cultivar HV-30 ecotype Madison, WI unplaced genomic scaffold, Vvil1.0 ctg.000691F_1_1, whole genome shotgun sequence genome includes a region encoding these proteins:
- the LOC131630531 gene encoding uncharacterized protein LOC131630531, with the protein MGRAVNLSSVADSSQNFGMNLGRIVLSNGPDIVVWSSNEDLDYSARIGYDKLAAVYQTNQVHDGSNNRVVLSFAKCWKTSVPFQIKAFGWRILHDRLATKNNLLIRGIIHSPSDLLCPFCLDCDESLLHLLSYCSVSREVWSRVAMWAGFVNRVEGNIGQHFLVWADFFKKKKVRSGNEGIVWLAVWWTVWRARNEIVFNDEKISVSDLIWDIKILAWKWSFIRNISYTKCNFYEFAKDPVRFLS; encoded by the coding sequence ATGGGCCGGGCTGTGAATCTATCTTCCGTGGCGGACAGCAGCCAGAATTTCGGTATGAATCTTGGCAGGATTGTTCTGAGTAATGGGCCGGATATCGTGGTTTGGAGTTCGAACGAGGATTTGGATTACTCAGCCAGAATCGGGTATGATAAATTGGCTGCTGTATACCAGACGAATCAAGTTCATGACGGCAGCAACAACAGAGTTGTGTTATCGTTTGCGAAGTGTTGGAAGACTTCGGTACCGTTTCAGATTAAGGCTTTTGGATGGCGTATTTTGCACGACAGATTGGCAACGAAAAACAATTTGTTAATTAGAGGTATTATTCATTCTCCTTCTGATTTGTTGTGTCCTTTTTGTCTCGACTGTGATGAATCTCTTCTCCATCTACTTTCTTACTGTTCTGTCTCGAGGGAGGTATGGAGCCGAGTGGCGATGTGGGCTGGTTTTGTTAACAGAGTCGAGGGCAATATCGGGCAGCATTTCTTAGTGTGGGCAGATTTCTTTAAGAAGAAAAAAGTCAGAAGCGGTAACGAAGGGATTGTTTGGTTGGCTGTGTGGTGGACGGTATGGAGGGCGAGAAATGAAATAGTATTCAATGACGAAAAAATTTCTGTTTCGGACTTAATTTGGGATATCAAGATTCTAGCTTGGAAGTGGTCTTTCATCCGAAATATTTCTTATACCaaatgtaatttttatgaattcGCCAAAGATCCTGTGCGGTTTCTTAGTTAA